From Bacteroidota bacterium, a single genomic window includes:
- a CDS encoding T9SS type A sorting domain-containing protein — protein MKTKILITLTILIINVPAFSQNLTFDYDDAGNREYRTITLPPPSKAAFQNTSIINEEIAEEETLEEQKLYDKLDNFDLLVYPNPTKGEVVVQIFGEENFGTVTYKVFEQSGKEILAGSKSSSILHINLSGQKAGTYFLRVEINGKEKSWKIVKE, from the coding sequence ATGAAAACTAAAATCTTAATAACTTTAACAATTTTAATAATAAATGTACCGGCATTCTCCCAAAACCTCACCTTCGATTATGATGATGCCGGAAACAGAGAATACAGAACTATTACACTACCACCGCCAAGCAAAGCAGCTTTCCAGAATACAAGCATTATAAACGAGGAAATTGCAGAAGAAGAAACTCTCGAAGAACAAAAACTCTACGATAAACTCGATAACTTCGATTTGTTGGTTTATCCGAATCCTACAAAAGGAGAGGTTGTTGTACAAATTTTCGGTGAGGAAAACTTTGGGACTGTTACTTATAAGGTTTTTGAACAATCCGGAAAAGAAATACTTGCCGGTTCAAAAAGTTCAAGTATTTTGCATATAAACCTAAGTGGGCAAAAAGCCGGTACATATTTTCTTCGTGTGGAAATAAATGGTAAAGAAAAATCGTGGAAGATTGTGAAGGAGTGA
- a CDS encoding T9SS type A sorting domain-containing protein: MKKIAICIVFICIVSLSTFAQQINGEILSDTSNITVVKVWGSHQERGFAYGYLLGNGIKDLYTSYIVPQFGSFIPTAKQYISQGDHISIDTIFHQEAQAMIDGMDSAGVDLSGMDYLDILIANSFLDLYSLSIMKNIDSLGCSSLMSWGDATVGTNLNGKSVISRHLDWTPDNSIIANQVIVIHIPSEPNEQAWLLVGFAGQMSVLSGLNESGVSAFQHMMSDFTGSALMNQAYEPIWFSLRKGLEMRDLNNDGFENVGDIRQALEINSNGYAEGFIVASMSPSNASHDSLVAMVAELAPASPKLVFRSNSYSDSIPGDNLYAANSEIKRNDHLNYCSRYYSVINGIADGSDISAEQNWQIMSDYSNSGYGNIQFMQHIPEQQILHLAVHDGNSGAYLNSKKAYDLNELFSAPISIEENDLVVSDFKIFPNPANDNLNLFFNLKKKQTVNIYIYNSNGKLINENYEMKLEPGKYSYSISLEGLKNGVYFCSLNTIDSIIYRKVIICK, translated from the coding sequence ATGAAAAAAATAGCAATTTGCATAGTTTTCATTTGCATAGTTTCCCTATCTACTTTTGCTCAACAGATTAATGGAGAAATACTATCGGATACCAGCAACATCACCGTAGTGAAAGTTTGGGGTAGTCATCAGGAGAGAGGCTTTGCTTACGGATATCTATTAGGAAATGGTATCAAAGATTTATATACATCTTACATTGTTCCTCAATTTGGCTCATTTATACCTACTGCTAAACAATATATTAGTCAGGGCGACCACATAAGCATTGACACGATATTTCACCAAGAAGCACAAGCAATGATTGATGGGATGGATTCTGCAGGAGTAGACCTTAGTGGAATGGATTATCTTGATATTCTTATTGCAAATTCTTTTCTCGATTTATACAGTTTAAGTATCATGAAAAATATTGACTCTTTGGGTTGTTCAAGCCTGATGAGCTGGGGAGATGCTACTGTGGGAACAAATTTGAATGGCAAATCGGTAATTTCTCGACATCTCGATTGGACACCTGATAATTCGATTATTGCAAATCAAGTAATTGTAATACATATTCCGTCTGAGCCAAATGAACAAGCTTGGTTGTTGGTAGGTTTTGCAGGACAAATGTCTGTATTGTCCGGTTTGAATGAATCAGGTGTATCGGCTTTTCAGCATATGATGTCAGATTTTACGGGCTCAGCATTAATGAATCAAGCATATGAACCAATTTGGTTTTCTCTGCGAAAAGGGCTTGAGATGAGAGATTTAAATAATGACGGATTTGAAAATGTTGGCGATATTCGTCAGGCATTAGAGATAAATTCTAATGGCTATGCAGAAGGTTTTATTGTTGCTTCTATGTCGCCATCGAATGCCTCACACGATAGTTTGGTTGCCATGGTTGCTGAATTGGCTCCCGCATCGCCAAAATTGGTTTTTCGCAGCAATTCGTATTCCGACAGTATTCCCGGCGATAATCTATATGCAGCAAATTCTGAAATAAAAAGAAACGATCATTTGAACTATTGTTCTCGATATTATTCGGTAATCAATGGAATTGCAGATGGTAGCGATATCAGTGCTGAGCAAAATTGGCAAATTATGAGCGATTATTCAAATTCAGGATATGGAAATATTCAGTTTATGCAACATATTCCTGAACAACAAATTCTTCATCTTGCTGTTCATGATGGAAATTCCGGTGCATATCTCAACTCCAAAAAAGCATATGACCTGAATGAATTATTTTCTGCTCCAATTTCGATAGAGGAGAATGATTTGGTGGTTTCAGATTTTAAAATATTTCCAAATCCCGCCAATGACAATCTGAATCTATTTTTTAATCTTAAGAAAAAGCAAACGGTGAATATTTACATATATAATTCTAATGGGAAACTCATTAATGAAAATTATGAAATGAAATTAGAGCCAGGCAAATATTCTTACTCAATAAGTTTAGAAGGCTTAAAAAATGGTGTATATTTCTGTAGTTTAAATACTATTGATTCTATAATTTACAGAAAAGTTATTATTTGCAAATAG
- a CDS encoding efflux RND transporter periplasmic adaptor subunit, whose product MKITRLIIIVSLLFINLSCQNNKTTTDKQNGNEHSKSNSHKHPPDDNTNITSNHSHENESNHNHGKETKSQKIKSKMNDLWAEEIGRKQKKVEKPQNESKHDHLHENEEVARFSRNLFGEKLELFFESDVLFVGEKSQMIVHINTLSNFKPIKNGKLTVSLSNQKSSFRISTSKLSREGIFSIDIKPEKAGFYKLSFLYENKNIYESVEVENVIVYANEHDASDHSQEAENPHDISFLKEQMWKTDFETQEIKLKDFSQSINTIGEILPAQGEKFIISANTNGIALFSANNLIVGKSVKIGEELFIISGDVIGNENINVTYEKLKNEYEQCKIIYLRHEKLALEKIISSETLNESRKELISDSISYFNFLSNFSKKGVSINSQISGFVQNLLIEEGQYVTTGQPLAVVSAKQKMMIRADVPLRNYNLVYNISGAVFEFPYQDKTISLEQLNGKILSIGSSVQKNGKYIPVYFEVENDGSFIENAFVECFLKTGIVSNQIVIPKSALIEELGTFSVFIQTNGESFEKREIKTATKDGENVQVISGLNEGERIVTIGAMQIKLTSLSTGMDSHAGHNH is encoded by the coding sequence ATGAAAATCACAAGATTAATAATAATTGTATCCTTGCTATTTATAAATCTGTCATGCCAGAATAATAAAACTACAACTGACAAACAAAATGGTAACGAGCATTCTAAAAGTAACAGCCACAAACATCCACCAGATGACAATACTAATATTACTTCAAATCATAGCCATGAAAATGAATCAAATCATAATCATGGAAAAGAAACAAAAAGTCAGAAAATTAAATCTAAAATGAATGATTTGTGGGCTGAAGAAATTGGCAGAAAACAAAAGAAAGTAGAAAAACCACAAAATGAATCAAAGCATGATCATTTGCATGAAAATGAGGAAGTAGCCCGATTTTCTCGCAATCTGTTTGGCGAAAAGCTGGAACTGTTTTTTGAAAGCGATGTTCTATTTGTTGGTGAGAAATCGCAGATGATTGTACATATAAATACTTTATCAAACTTTAAACCTATAAAAAATGGCAAATTGACTGTTTCTTTGTCAAATCAGAAATCCAGTTTTAGAATTTCTACCAGCAAACTCTCAAGAGAGGGAATTTTTTCAATTGATATAAAACCTGAAAAAGCCGGATTCTATAAACTTAGTTTTTTGTATGAGAATAAAAATATTTACGAAAGTGTTGAAGTAGAGAATGTTATAGTGTATGCAAATGAACACGATGCCTCAGATCATTCTCAAGAGGCAGAAAATCCGCATGATATTTCTTTCCTTAAGGAACAAATGTGGAAAACCGATTTTGAAACTCAAGAAATTAAGTTGAAAGATTTTTCGCAAAGCATCAATACTATAGGGGAAATATTACCGGCTCAAGGCGAAAAATTTATTATTAGTGCCAATACTAATGGAATAGCATTGTTTTCTGCAAATAATCTGATAGTCGGAAAATCAGTGAAAATAGGGGAGGAATTGTTCATTATTTCAGGCGATGTAATTGGTAATGAAAATATTAATGTAACTTATGAAAAGTTGAAAAATGAATACGAGCAGTGCAAAATCATATATTTAAGGCATGAAAAATTGGCTTTAGAAAAAATTATTTCGAGCGAAACATTAAATGAATCTCGAAAAGAATTAATTTCAGATAGCATTTCTTATTTCAATTTTTTGTCAAACTTCAGTAAAAAAGGAGTCTCAATTAACTCACAAATTTCAGGTTTTGTTCAAAATTTGCTAATTGAAGAAGGGCAATATGTTACCACTGGTCAGCCTCTTGCAGTTGTTTCTGCAAAACAAAAAATGATGATTCGTGCCGATGTTCCTCTTCGAAACTACAATTTGGTTTATAATATTTCCGGGGCTGTTTTCGAATTTCCATATCAAGATAAAACTATTAGTTTAGAGCAACTTAACGGAAAAATTCTATCCATTGGTTCGAGTGTTCAGAAAAATGGAAAGTATATACCGGTTTATTTTGAAGTTGAAAACGATGGCTCTTTCATAGAAAATGCCTTTGTCGAATGTTTTCTAAAAACTGGTATTGTTTCTAATCAGATAGTAATTCCAAAATCAGCCCTTATTGAGGAGCTTGGTACATTCAGTGTATTTATTCAAACAAATGGAGAAAGTTTCGAAAAGCGCGAAATTAAAACTGCTACAAAGGATGGAGAAAATGTTCAGGTTATTAGTGGACTAAATGAAGGAGAGAGAATTGTTACTATTGGGGCAATGCAAATAAAATTGACTTCTCTAAGCACTGGAATGGATAGTCATGCTGGGCATAATCACTAA
- a CDS encoding efflux RND transporter permease subunit: protein MVKTIINSSLKNRLLVIFISVILIVGGIYISTDMEIDVLPDLTAPTVAILVDAHEFAPEEVEKIIALPIETYLNGATNVRRVRSTSSKGMCIVWVEFDWGTDIYRARQIVNEQLSGIVNQLPEGIPFPVIAPQTSIMGEIMLISLTSNTLDMTTLRSISDLQVKLRLMAVRGVSQIITIGGKLKQYEIIADQAKMQYYGVSLAELQEACRGLNQNVSGGFFNEYGQEYLINTIIRTTDTSEIGNSVVKMINKQPVKINDIARITISSAQKVGEGFLNRNPAIIMTVLKQPNTNTLALTEDIENAIIELQKTLPEGVNINSDIFSQADFISTSINNVLQVLMEGAIFATIILFFFLLNWRTTVISMLSIPISLIVAILTLKILGLTLNTMSLGGMAIAIGVLIDDAIVDVENVLKRLKQNYKLPKTNQRNILAVIFDASMEIRSSIIHATFIIIVAFVPLFFLSGMEGRLLRPLGITFIVSLFASLAVSLTLTPVLSSFLLISHSQLKRPILGGNKLIEKLNNLYVNSLRKMFRYRIILFSITSVLLGFSIFILLNFGRSFLPEFDEGTITITSVTMPGVSLDESNKINNLIDEELLALDEVNYVSRRTGRAELNEHSHGGTNASEIDVSYTLKNRLQEDFMQDIRKRVQNIQGISISIGQPIGHRIDHMLSGTRANIAIKVFGPDLSQLYAIANKINNNISDIEGLVDLNVEQLVEIPQIKIIPNRNMLAKYGITISQFTDFVDIAFGGHVVSQVFEQNQSFDLVLRFDEKNRNSKANIENSLIDTYDGQKIPLHAVAEVVSGSGPNAINHENVQRKIVVSANVQKRDVRSVVNDIKSIVENKIVLPQNFRIEYGGQFESAQKASRLLFYTSLLAILVIFLMLFSEFRSFKLAGIILLNLPLALIGGIFAILFSSNILSIPAIIGFITLFGIATRNGILLVSRYESLRKSGKSIFYCIINGSSERLNPILMTALTAAFALIPLAMRGHIAGNEIQSPMAVVIIGGLLSSVLLNLYIIPIVYYLIEKKENS, encoded by the coding sequence ATGGTAAAAACAATCATAAATTCATCTTTAAAAAATCGTTTACTGGTAATATTTATTTCCGTAATCTTAATTGTTGGCGGAATATATATTTCAACAGATATGGAAATTGACGTATTACCCGATTTGACTGCACCTACTGTGGCCATTTTGGTAGATGCTCATGAATTTGCCCCCGAGGAAGTAGAAAAAATAATTGCGTTACCAATTGAAACATACTTAAATGGAGCAACAAATGTTCGTAGAGTTCGAAGTACTTCTTCAAAAGGAATGTGCATTGTTTGGGTCGAATTTGATTGGGGTACAGATATTTACAGAGCCAGACAAATTGTGAACGAACAATTGTCGGGAATAGTAAACCAATTACCCGAGGGAATTCCTTTTCCGGTTATTGCCCCTCAAACTTCTATTATGGGAGAAATTATGCTGATTTCTCTTACTTCAAATACATTAGATATGACCACTTTACGTAGCATTTCCGATTTGCAGGTAAAACTCAGATTGATGGCTGTGAGAGGTGTTTCACAGATAATTACTATTGGTGGCAAACTCAAACAATATGAAATAATTGCAGATCAGGCAAAAATGCAATATTATGGTGTTTCGCTTGCCGAACTTCAAGAGGCTTGCAGAGGACTCAACCAAAATGTTTCAGGTGGATTTTTTAACGAATATGGTCAGGAATATCTAATAAATACTATCATTAGAACAACAGATACCTCAGAGATTGGAAATTCTGTAGTGAAAATGATTAATAAACAGCCCGTTAAAATAAACGATATTGCAAGAATTACAATTTCTTCAGCTCAAAAGGTTGGAGAAGGATTCTTAAATCGTAATCCTGCAATAATTATGACCGTGCTTAAACAGCCAAATACTAATACTTTAGCTCTAACTGAGGATATTGAAAATGCAATTATTGAACTTCAAAAAACTCTTCCTGAAGGAGTAAATATCAATTCGGATATATTCAGTCAAGCTGATTTTATTTCAACATCAATTAATAATGTTTTACAAGTTTTGATGGAAGGGGCTATTTTTGCCACAATAATATTGTTTTTCTTCCTACTGAATTGGAGAACTACTGTGATATCAATGTTATCTATACCAATTTCACTGATAGTGGCAATTCTAACTCTAAAAATTCTTGGTCTTACTTTGAACACAATGTCGCTTGGCGGAATGGCAATTGCCATTGGGGTGTTGATAGACGATGCCATTGTTGATGTCGAAAATGTGCTTAAACGCCTTAAACAGAACTACAAATTGCCTAAAACAAATCAAAGAAATATATTGGCAGTAATTTTTGATGCTTCCATGGAAATCAGGTCATCAATTATCCATGCAACTTTTATTATTATTGTTGCTTTTGTTCCCTTGTTTTTCCTGTCTGGAATGGAAGGCAGATTGCTTCGTCCTTTGGGAATTACGTTTATAGTTTCGCTGTTTGCTTCGCTTGCTGTTTCGCTAACATTAACTCCGGTATTAAGTAGCTTTTTGTTGATTTCTCATTCACAATTGAAAAGGCCTATTTTGGGAGGGAATAAACTCATAGAAAAACTCAATAATCTGTATGTAAATTCTCTCAGAAAAATGTTTCGTTACCGAATTATATTATTCAGTATTACAAGTGTTTTACTTGGATTTTCGATTTTCATTCTATTAAATTTTGGTCGCAGTTTTTTGCCGGAGTTCGACGAAGGAACCATAACAATTACCAGTGTTACCATGCCAGGAGTTTCGCTTGACGAAAGCAATAAAATTAACAATTTGATTGATGAAGAATTATTAGCACTCGATGAAGTAAATTATGTGAGCCGACGAACCGGCCGGGCAGAATTGAATGAGCATAGTCATGGTGGTACAAATGCCTCAGAAATTGATGTTTCCTATACATTGAAAAACCGCTTGCAAGAAGATTTTATGCAAGACATAAGAAAAAGAGTTCAAAACATTCAGGGAATATCTATTAGCATTGGCCAGCCAATAGGACATCGGATAGATCATATGCTTTCCGGTACACGAGCAAATATTGCCATTAAAGTTTTTGGACCCGATTTGTCGCAGCTTTATGCTATAGCGAATAAGATAAATAATAACATTTCTGATATTGAGGGACTTGTAGATTTAAATGTAGAACAATTGGTTGAAATTCCCCAGATCAAAATTATTCCAAATCGAAATATGTTGGCAAAATATGGTATAACAATAAGCCAATTTACTGATTTTGTAGATATTGCATTTGGAGGGCATGTTGTTTCCCAGGTTTTTGAACAAAATCAAAGTTTCGATTTAGTTCTTCGATTCGACGAAAAAAACAGAAATTCTAAAGCTAATATCGAAAACAGTTTGATTGATACCTACGATGGTCAGAAAATTCCTTTGCATGCTGTGGCTGAAGTGGTTTCCGGAAGTGGTCCTAATGCAATAAATCACGAAAATGTTCAACGAAAAATTGTAGTTTCGGCAAATGTACAAAAGCGAGATGTCCGTAGTGTAGTTAACGATATAAAAAGTATTGTAGAAAATAAAATAGTTCTTCCGCAAAATTTCAGGATTGAATACGGTGGGCAATTCGAAAGTGCACAGAAGGCATCGCGTTTGCTTTTTTACACTTCTTTGTTAGCAATTTTAGTTATATTTTTGATGCTCTTTTCAGAATTTAGAAGTTTTAAATTGGCAGGGATTATTTTATTGAATCTGCCGCTTGCATTGATTGGTGGAATTTTTGCAATACTTTTTTCTTCAAATATTTTAAGTATTCCTGCAATAATTGGATTTATCACACTTTTTGGAATTGCAACCCGAAATGGGATTCTATTAGTTTCGCGTTACGAAAGCCTTCGGAAAAGTGGGAAATCAATATTTTATTGCATAATTAATGGCAGTTCCGAACGACTAAATCCAATACTAATGACTGCATTAACCGCTGCTTTTGCACTTATTCCGCTTGCAATGCGTGGGCATATTGCCGGCAACGAAATTCAAAGCCCAATGGCTGTTGTAATTATTGGAGGATTGCTTTCTTCGGTTCTTCTAAATTTGTATATTATCCCAATAGTTTATTATTTAATTGAAAAAAAGGAGAATAGTTAA
- a CDS encoding TolC family protein: MKIKIIGIIALIFFQTIQVFSQTTIENILQSVKSNNKQLEVSRQNLETIKLSLKTGIYPNNPEIEYAHKFGDIASGNLRELNVSQSFDFPTVYFMQKKLSNLSVKKAEKHYKSDELEILFETKNLCLELIYLNKKKNILKTRLENARKILSMLERKHNLGSANILEENKAKIQMLNMQTEYELTKVLLQKSLKQLMVLDGNNTTVFNDSIFETIPNEINPDSLKNQCLILDPKIQMQNINKQIAVLEKQLQKAKSLPTFEIGYTSEFSKYEKFQGLLFGLSVPIWEDKNTIKHASSNIVSTNADYENTIFQKTQEIEQIFADFLKYRELYDLSVSIISEIESERLLQIALEEGEISALKYFSEIMFFYHTFDNMLIIEKELNMAYSKLVKYILIKSNQ, encoded by the coding sequence ATGAAAATCAAGATAATAGGCATTATTGCATTAATATTTTTCCAAACGATACAAGTTTTTTCGCAGACAACAATCGAAAATATTTTGCAATCTGTGAAATCGAATAATAAACAATTGGAGGTTTCCAGACAAAATTTAGAAACCATAAAATTGTCCTTAAAAACAGGAATTTACCCAAATAATCCGGAAATTGAATATGCTCACAAGTTTGGCGATATTGCCTCTGGCAATTTGCGAGAACTCAATGTAAGCCAGAGTTTTGATTTTCCTACAGTATATTTTATGCAAAAAAAACTTTCGAATTTATCAGTGAAAAAAGCAGAAAAGCACTACAAATCTGATGAGTTGGAAATTTTGTTCGAAACAAAAAACCTTTGTTTAGAACTTATATATTTAAACAAGAAAAAAAATATTCTGAAAACCCGATTAGAAAATGCCAGGAAAATTCTTTCGATGTTAGAAAGAAAACATAACCTTGGCTCTGCCAACATTTTGGAGGAGAACAAAGCAAAAATACAGATGCTGAATATGCAGACCGAATATGAATTAACGAAAGTCTTATTGCAAAAATCCCTCAAACAACTCATGGTTTTAGATGGAAATAATACAACTGTTTTCAACGATAGCATTTTCGAAACAATTCCTAACGAAATCAATCCCGATAGTCTGAAAAATCAGTGCTTGATTCTCGACCCTAAAATACAAATGCAAAATATAAACAAACAAATTGCAGTGCTCGAAAAACAATTGCAGAAAGCGAAGAGCCTGCCAACATTTGAAATTGGTTATACTTCTGAATTTTCTAAATATGAAAAGTTCCAAGGCTTATTATTTGGATTGTCGGTCCCGATTTGGGAAGACAAAAATACTATAAAACATGCCAGTAGCAATATTGTAAGTACAAATGCCGATTATGAAAATACTATTTTCCAAAAAACTCAGGAGATTGAACAAATTTTCGCCGATTTTTTAAAATATCGTGAACTTTACGATTTATCGGTTTCCATTATTTCTGAAATTGAAAGCGAACGATTGCTGCAAATAGCTTTGGAAGAAGGAGAAATTTCGGCTTTGAAATATTTCTCGGAGATTATGTTTTTTTATCATACATTTGACAATATGTTGATAATTGAAAAAGAATTAAATATGGCTTATTCGAAACTTGTAAAATATATCTTAATAAAATCAAATCAATGA
- a CDS encoding sigma-70 family RNA polymerase sigma factor, with protein MNNKFLEELVSKHSEELLKWAFHKTSSISMAEDLVQDSFLAAAEKISSFKKESSAKTWIFSILNHKIIDFYRKRASQHISLENDYLSTFFDEDGSWLQEKLPKQWQDEESHLLDNKDFQAILEKCMDALPPKWNTCVKLKYLSEKKGQEICQEIGISPTNFWQVVHRAKLQLRDCIEKKWNQDN; from the coding sequence ATGAATAATAAATTTTTGGAGGAACTTGTTTCCAAACATTCTGAGGAGCTGTTAAAATGGGCATTTCATAAGACTTCGTCAATCTCAATGGCTGAAGATTTGGTTCAGGATTCATTTTTGGCAGCAGCAGAAAAAATAAGTTCCTTCAAAAAAGAAAGTTCTGCAAAAACCTGGATATTCTCAATTTTAAACCATAAAATTATTGACTTCTATAGAAAAAGAGCAAGTCAGCATATCAGTTTAGAGAATGATTATTTATCAACATTTTTCGATGAGGACGGTAGTTGGTTGCAAGAAAAACTGCCAAAGCAATGGCAAGATGAAGAATCTCATTTGTTGGATAATAAAGATTTTCAAGCTATTTTGGAAAAATGCATGGATGCACTACCTCCAAAATGGAATACTTGTGTTAAATTAAAATACTTATCTGAAAAAAAAGGTCAGGAAATTTGTCAGGAAATTGGAATTAGTCCGACTAATTTTTGGCAAGTTGTACATAGAGCAAAATTGCAATTAAGAGATTGTATTGAAAAAAAATGGAATCAGGATAATTAA